Proteins found in one Lycium ferocissimum isolate CSIRO_LF1 chromosome 6, AGI_CSIRO_Lferr_CH_V1, whole genome shotgun sequence genomic segment:
- the LOC132061010 gene encoding premnaspirodiene oxygenase-like — translation MTPSPHKKLRDLALKYGPLMHLKLGMVPTIVVSSADTAEKILKANDLAFAGRPKLVAPRILGYNYTDIAFAPYGTYWRQLRKICILELLSSRRVTSFAPARREELTLFLRSVAASCSRGEPINMAEMLFALNHDITTRITFGRKTDDQMRFRAATKEGTVLASGFQIGDFFPSLAFVALATGMTSRIHKIFLEMDSIISRVIDEHIERNKRNKPEDEDLLDDLLRIMENGELEVPLNIDNIKAILLEMVVAGSENASNSVEWAMTEMIKNPKVLMKAQEEVRNMVKGKPTIEESDLHKLSYIKMVIKETLRFHPPVPLLLPKESLENCIVNDYEIPKNTRVLINYWAISRDPKSWENPENFEPERFENVAVDYKGHDFEFIPFGAGRRICPGISFGMLNLELSLAALLYHFDWKLPQEMKPDDIDMSETFGMTLFKTSSLHLVPTLCFPIPS, via the exons ATGACTCCATCACCCCACAAAAAATTAAGGGACTTAGCCTTGAAATATGGTCCTTTAATGCACCTAAAACTTGGGATGGTGCCAACAATTGTTGTCTCATCTGCTGATACTGCTGAAAAGATCTTGAAGGCTAACGATCTCGCCTTTGCGGGCCGGCCCAAACTAGTCGCACCGAGAATCTTGGGCTACAATTACACGGATATCGCATTTGCACCTTACGGTACGTATTGGAGGCAATTGAGGAAGATCTGCATCCTGGAGCTCCTCAGCTCGAGGAGAGTCACCTCGTTCGCGCCAGCAAGGCGCGAGGAGCTGACTCTGTTCCTCCGGTCCGTCGCGGCTTCGTGTAGCCGCGGAGAACCGATCAACATGGCAGAAATGTTGTTTGCTTTAAACCATGATATAACTACAAGAATCACATTTGGGAGGAAAACTGATGATCAAATGAGATTCAGGGCCGCAACAAAAGAAGGGACAGTATTGGCTAGTGGCTTTCAAATTGgtgatttttttccttctcttgcATTTGTTGCATTAGCCACTGGCATGACATCAAGAATACATAAAATTTTCCTTGAGATGGATAGCATAATTAGCAGAGTTATTGATGAACATATTGAGAGAAACAAGAGAAACAAACCAGAAGATGAAGATCTACTTGATGATCTGCTTAGGATTATGGAAAATGGAGAACTTGAAGTGCCTTTGAACATTGACAACATCAAGGCTATTCTCTTG GAGATGGTTGTAGCTGGAAGTGAAAATGCTTCAAATTCAGTAGAGTGGGCAATGACAGAGATGATCAAGAATCCAAAAGTACTAATGAAAGCACAAGAAGAGGTTAGAAATATGGTAAAAGGGAAGCCAACAATAGAAGAAAGTGATCTACACAAACTAAGTTACATCAAAATGGTGATCAAAGAGACACTAAGATTTCATCCACCAGTACCTCTTTTGCTCCCAAAAGAATCCCTGGAAAACTGCATAGTCAATGACTatgaaataccaaaaaataCTAGAGTTTTAATCAACTATTGGGCAATCTCTAGGGATCCAAAAAGTTGGGAAAATCCAGAAAATTTTGAGCCTGAAAGGTTTGAAAATGTGGCTGTGGATTACAAAGGTCACGATTTCGAGTTTATTCCATTTGGTGCTGGTAGAAGAATATGTCCAGGAATTTCTTTTGGAATGTTGAATTTGGAACTTTCATTAGCAGCTTTGCTATATCATTTTGATTGGAAATTGCCTCAAGAAATGAAACCagatgacattgatatgagtgAAACTTTTGGAATGACTCTTTTCAAGACTTCAAGTTTGCATCTTGTTCCTACTCTATGTTTTCCTATACCATCTTAA